The proteins below come from a single Afipia sp. P52-10 genomic window:
- a CDS encoding methyl-accepting chemotaxis protein: protein MKIRQRLLLAILLPIALLIALSGYELSQKWRVRSEMMRLSVYAEDVGNFSRLVHELQKERGASSVFLSSRGGQMRVELADQRNASDAQRAAAQQSLQRLAGTTQAADLQTAVRKASLALTELDPKRSDIDGLTLAPPASIAYFSQTIAALIEVAAAIGAATADGDSSIAIASYVSFVQGKERAGQERARIAGGLAAGRFHLPDYRAALNLEAAQQAYFDIFLSLATPAQRSFYAATLTGPVIETVKTMRAFVADRGLSGDLSELTGKAWFDASTARIDLLKTIEDRLAADLVALAASKQQTATHALVLLAALIATAMLVSLALVMVMARSMTLPLESLARSMRELADGNITAAVENTERGDEVGAMARAVAVFKDNMIRSRELAAKEAESLKATSARAARVDQLAQSFDQAMAGVLRSVATASTELHATATSMSATATTVSQQASGVAAATTQATGNVQTVAAATEEMSGSIDEIRRQVMQSAQVAQRAVDEAERTNATVATLSRAAERIGDVIKLINAIAAQTNLLALNATIEAARAGEAGRGFAVVAAEVKTLADQTAKATGEISAQIAEIQDTSTDAVQAIQAITATISDISRIAATIAGAVEQQSAATQEITRNVQQVAAGTTEIAGNVRGLSEATDHTGTAAGDVLSASRELSEQAETMRERVETFLRDIRAA, encoded by the coding sequence ATGAAAATCCGCCAGCGTTTGCTGCTGGCCATCCTGCTTCCCATCGCGCTGCTGATCGCGCTATCCGGCTACGAACTGTCGCAGAAGTGGCGGGTTCGATCGGAGATGATGCGGCTCAGCGTCTATGCCGAGGACGTCGGCAATTTCAGCCGGCTGGTACACGAGCTGCAGAAGGAGCGGGGCGCATCGTCGGTGTTCCTTTCGAGCCGCGGCGGACAGATGCGTGTCGAGCTGGCCGATCAGCGCAACGCCAGCGATGCGCAGCGGGCGGCGGCGCAGCAGTCGCTGCAGCGTCTGGCGGGCACGACGCAGGCCGCCGATCTGCAGACGGCGGTGCGGAAGGCGAGCCTTGCCCTTACCGAGCTCGATCCGAAGCGAAGCGACATCGACGGGCTGACGCTGGCGCCGCCGGCATCGATCGCCTATTTCTCGCAGACGATCGCCGCGCTGATCGAAGTGGCAGCCGCGATCGGCGCCGCGACCGCCGACGGCGACAGCTCGATCGCGATTGCGAGCTACGTCAGCTTCGTGCAGGGCAAGGAGCGTGCCGGCCAGGAGCGTGCGCGCATCGCGGGCGGTCTTGCGGCGGGACGCTTTCATCTGCCCGACTATCGCGCGGCGCTGAACCTCGAGGCGGCCCAGCAGGCTTATTTCGACATCTTCCTCTCGCTCGCGACGCCGGCGCAGCGCAGCTTCTATGCGGCGACGCTCACGGGCCCGGTGATCGAGACCGTGAAGACCATGCGCGCGTTCGTTGCCGACCGCGGGCTATCCGGCGATCTCAGCGAATTGACGGGCAAGGCTTGGTTCGATGCGTCGACGGCGCGGATCGATCTCTTGAAGACGATCGAGGACAGGCTTGCAGCCGATCTGGTGGCGCTGGCTGCCAGCAAGCAGCAGACTGCGACCCATGCGCTGGTGCTGCTCGCCGCGTTGATAGCGACGGCGATGCTGGTAAGCCTTGCGCTCGTGATGGTGATGGCCCGCAGCATGACGTTGCCGCTCGAGTCGCTCGCGCGCTCCATGCGCGAGCTTGCTGACGGCAATATAACGGCCGCGGTGGAGAACACGGAGCGCGGCGACGAGGTCGGCGCGATGGCCCGTGCTGTGGCTGTGTTCAAGGACAACATGATCCGGTCGCGCGAGCTCGCAGCCAAGGAGGCCGAGAGCCTGAAGGCGACGTCGGCCCGCGCCGCCCGCGTCGATCAGCTTGCGCAGTCGTTCGACCAGGCGATGGCGGGCGTGCTGCGGTCGGTGGCCACCGCTTCCACGGAGCTGCATGCGACCGCGACCTCGATGTCGGCGACAGCGACGACGGTCTCGCAGCAGGCGTCCGGCGTCGCTGCCGCGACCACGCAGGCGACCGGCAACGTGCAGACGGTCGCGGCGGCGACCGAGGAGATGTCCGGCTCGATCGACGAGATTCGCCGTCAGGTGATGCAGTCGGCGCAGGTGGCGCAGAGGGCGGTGGATGAGGCGGAGCGGACCAATGCCACGGTCGCGACCTTGTCGCGCGCGGCCGAGCGGATCGGCGATGTCATCAAGCTGATCAACGCCATCGCCGCGCAGACCAACCTGCTGGCGCTGAACGCCACCATTGAGGCGGCGCGCGCGGGCGAGGCCGGCCGCGGCTTTGCGGTGGTCGCGGCGGAGGTGAAGACGCTCGCCGATCAGACGGCCAAGGCGACCGGCGAGATTTCGGCGCAGATCGCTGAAATCCAGGACACCTCGACCGACGCCGTGCAGGCAATCCAGGCGATTACCGCGACGATCAGCGACATCAGCCGGATCGCGGCGACGATCGCAGGCGCAGTCGAGCAGCAGTCGGCGGCAACGCAGGAGATCACACGCAACGTGCAGCAGGTTGCGGCGGGTACGACCGAGATCGCAGGTAACGTGCGTGGGCTGTCCGAGGCCACCGATCACACCGGCACGGCGGCCGGCGACGTGCTGTCCGCCTCGCGCGAGCTGTCGGAACAGGCGGAGACGATGCGTGAGCGGGTCGAGACCTTCCTGCGCGATATCCGCGCCGCCTGA
- a CDS encoding NADPH:quinone oxidoreductase family protein: MPRAVVCRELGEPESLHLETFESKPLEPGHVRIAVRAAGLNYPDVLMVAGKYQHKPPLPFIPGMEAAGDVTEVASDVQGFKVGDRVMVKPKQGSYTEEIMVTPENLTPMPSTFDYAQGATFFAGHGTAYYSIIDRARIQPGETLLVHGAAGGVGLAAVELGKAYGAKVIAIASSEEKLAIARARGADHTLLSGQPFREQVKAFTDGRGADVVFDPVGGQAFEESLRCINWGARLCIVGFLGGVGVAKTNLVLIKNASVLGIRAGEAMRRDPSLAGPRQRDLLRLAEEGKISPNISHRLPLEKWAEAMRLLIDRKAIGRVALVM, from the coding sequence ATGCCCAGGGCTGTCGTCTGTCGTGAGTTGGGTGAGCCGGAATCGCTGCATCTGGAAACGTTCGAGAGTAAGCCGCTCGAGCCGGGCCATGTGCGGATCGCGGTTCGCGCCGCCGGGCTGAACTATCCGGACGTGCTGATGGTCGCGGGCAAATATCAGCACAAGCCGCCGCTGCCGTTTATTCCGGGCATGGAGGCCGCGGGCGACGTCACCGAGGTCGCGAGCGACGTGCAGGGATTCAAGGTGGGCGACCGGGTGATGGTGAAGCCGAAGCAGGGCTCCTACACCGAAGAAATCATGGTGACGCCGGAGAACCTGACGCCGATGCCCTCGACCTTCGATTATGCGCAGGGGGCGACCTTCTTCGCAGGCCATGGCACGGCTTACTACTCGATCATCGACCGCGCGCGGATCCAGCCCGGCGAGACGCTGCTGGTGCATGGCGCGGCCGGCGGCGTCGGCCTGGCGGCGGTCGAGCTCGGCAAGGCTTATGGAGCGAAGGTGATCGCGATCGCCTCTTCCGAGGAGAAGCTGGCGATCGCCCGCGCCCGCGGTGCCGACCACACGCTGCTGTCGGGCCAGCCGTTCCGCGAGCAGGTCAAGGCGTTCACCGACGGCCGCGGCGCCGACGTGGTGTTCGACCCGGTCGGTGGCCAGGCGTTCGAGGAGAGTCTGCGCTGCATCAATTGGGGGGCGCGGCTTTGCATCGTCGGTTTCCTCGGCGGCGTCGGCGTGGCCAAGACCAACCTCGTGCTGATCAAGAACGCCAGCGTGCTCGGCATTCGTGCAGGCGAGGCGATGCGACGCGATCCGAGCCTTGCCGGGCCACGCCAGCGCGACCTGCTGCGGTTGGCCGAAGAAGGCAAGATATCGCCGAACATCTCGCACCGCCTGCCGCTCGAGAAGTGGGCAGAGGCGATGCGCCTGTTGATCGACCGCAAAGCGATCGGTCGTGTCGCGCTGGTGATGTAA
- a CDS encoding 2-hydroxychromene-2-carboxylate isomerase yields the protein MIEVFFDCSSPWTYLAFHNIQPIAKQYNVPITWRPVLVGGIFNAVNPSVYNSRNAPVPAKQRYGKKDMQDWARSAGLKIKMPPTVFPVNSVKAMRGCILLEKEGKLLPFATACFEAYWGDDEDISKDEVLAKICQRVGVDPQKFLAGVADQAIKDQLKANTDEVIARGGYGSPTMFVDKTDMYFGNDRLPLLREAIERKLGLRA from the coding sequence ATGATCGAAGTCTTCTTCGACTGCTCGAGCCCCTGGACCTACCTGGCGTTCCACAACATCCAGCCGATCGCCAAGCAGTATAATGTGCCGATCACCTGGCGGCCGGTGCTGGTCGGCGGCATCTTCAATGCGGTCAATCCGAGCGTCTACAACAGCCGCAACGCGCCGGTGCCCGCCAAGCAGCGGTACGGCAAGAAGGACATGCAGGACTGGGCGCGCTCGGCAGGATTAAAGATCAAGATGCCGCCGACGGTGTTCCCGGTGAATTCGGTGAAGGCGATGCGCGGCTGCATCCTGCTGGAGAAGGAAGGCAAGCTGCTGCCGTTCGCCACCGCGTGCTTCGAGGCCTACTGGGGCGACGACGAGGACATTTCCAAGGACGAGGTGCTGGCGAAGATCTGCCAGCGTGTCGGCGTCGATCCGCAGAAGTTTCTGGCCGGCGTTGCCGATCAGGCGATCAAGGATCAGCTCAAAGCCAACACGGATGAAGTGATTGCGCGCGGCGGCTACGGCTCGCCGACCATGTTCGTCGACAAGACCGACATGTATTTCGGCAACGATCGGCTGCCGCTGTTGCGCGAGGCGATCGAGCGCAAGCTCGGCCTGCGCGCGTAG
- a CDS encoding glutathione binding-like protein yields the protein MIDLHYAPTPNGWKISIMLEECRLPYTVIPVSLRRGEQFKPEFLAISPNNRIPAIVDRDPADGGEPVAIFETGAILLYLAEKTGKFMPQALRERYKVTQWLMWQMGGLGPMLGQNGHFKLYAPEKIPYAIDRYAREAARLYGVLDGQLGRTGRFVAGDDYTIADMACFPWTMTHKAQGITLDDYPNIKRWYAEVRARPEVQKGLAVGKETEKVPMDDEARRIMFGIKKPGA from the coding sequence ATGATCGATCTGCACTACGCGCCGACCCCGAACGGCTGGAAAATCTCCATCATGCTGGAGGAGTGCCGCCTGCCGTACACCGTTATCCCGGTGTCGCTCCGGCGTGGCGAGCAGTTCAAACCCGAATTCCTGGCCATCAGTCCCAACAACCGGATTCCGGCGATCGTCGATCGCGATCCGGCCGATGGCGGCGAGCCGGTGGCGATCTTCGAGACCGGCGCCATCCTGCTGTATCTCGCCGAGAAGACTGGCAAGTTCATGCCGCAGGCGTTGCGTGAGCGCTACAAGGTGACGCAATGGCTGATGTGGCAGATGGGCGGGCTCGGGCCGATGCTCGGCCAGAACGGTCACTTCAAGCTCTACGCGCCGGAGAAGATCCCGTATGCCATCGATCGCTACGCGCGCGAGGCGGCGCGGCTCTATGGCGTGCTCGACGGCCAGCTCGGCCGCACCGGCCGCTTCGTTGCTGGCGATGACTACACCATCGCCGACATGGCGTGCTTTCCCTGGACCATGACCCACAAGGCGCAGGGAATAACTCTCGACGACTATCCGAATATCAAGCGCTGGTATGCGGAGGTGCGCGCACGGCCCGAGGTGCAGAAGGGGCTCGCGGTCGGCAAGGAGACCGAGAAGGTGCCGATGGACGACGAGGCGCGCCGCATCATGTTCGGCATCAAGAAGCCGGGAGCGTGA
- the gpt gene encoding xanthine phosphoribosyltransferase: MSESAIPSPDKIFPVSWDQFHRDCRALTWRLSGLGPFAAVVGITRGGLVPATIVARELNVRIIDTVCVVSYEHQTQGDLRVLKSVSPETLALGGGTGKGLLIVDDLVDTGKTARIVRDLLPDAHFATVYAKPQGKPLVDTFITEVSQDTWIFFPWDTGLAFQPPIREGGA, translated from the coding sequence AGTGCGATCCCGTCGCCCGACAAGATCTTCCCCGTCTCGTGGGACCAGTTCCACCGCGACTGCCGGGCGCTGACCTGGCGGCTGAGCGGACTCGGCCCGTTCGCCGCGGTCGTCGGCATCACCCGCGGCGGCCTGGTGCCGGCGACGATCGTCGCGCGCGAGCTCAACGTGCGGATCATCGATACGGTCTGCGTCGTCAGCTACGAGCATCAGACCCAGGGCGACCTTCGGGTGCTGAAATCCGTGTCGCCGGAGACACTGGCGCTCGGCGGCGGCACCGGCAAGGGCCTGCTGATCGTCGATGATCTGGTGGACACCGGCAAGACCGCGCGCATCGTCCGCGACTTGCTGCCCGACGCGCACTTCGCCACCGTCTACGCCAAGCCGCAGGGCAAGCCGCTGGTGGACACCTTTATTACGGAGGTGTCGCAGGACACCTGGATCTTCTTTCCCTGGGACACAGGATTGGCGTTCCAGCCGCCGATCCGCGAGGGTGGGGCGTAG